In the Panthera leo isolate Ple1 chromosome D3, P.leo_Ple1_pat1.1, whole genome shotgun sequence genome, ggaattTTGGATTTACAGAGAATCTGAGCAGATAATACAGTTTCCATtaaccacacccccacccccaatatgCACAATTTCCTCTATTGTTAATGTATTAGTAAATACATTTGTTATTGTACaatgttgatacattattattaactgaagtttAATCAAGtgtccttagtttttacctaatatcCTTTTCCTGTTCTAGAATCCCATCCAGGGTACCATATTGCATTCAGTCCTCAGGTCTCCTTTGGCTTTTCTtgactgtgacagtttctcacaCTTTCCTTGTTTTGGGAAGACCTTAAGAGTTTTGAAGGTTACTGGTCAGGTATATTGTAGAATGGCTCACCATTGGGATTATCTTATGTTTTTATCATAAGAGTGGAGTTAcaggtttgggggaggaaaatTACAcaggtaaagtgccattttcatcacatcatatcaagggcaCATACTATAAACATGAAGTAGTGTTTGTGAGTGTTCTCCACTGTCAGGTTACTTCCCTCACCCCATTTCCATACTGTTCTGTTTGTAAGGAAGTCACTATGCCTGTACCTAAGGAATGGGGAGTTACactccctctgcccatttttattattgagttatgagaattctttatatattctaaatatagatcctttatcagatagatgatttacagatattttcccCCACCAGTGGGTTGCCTGCCTTTTCACTTCTTGGttttcctttgaagcacaaaagattttagttttgatgaagttcaatttatcagtCTTCTTTTTATCACTTGTGTTTCAGCATCTTAGCTAAGAACTCTTTACCAATATCATTAAGAAATACTCTTGTGTttacttctaagagttttatagtttcagctcttacatttaCGTCTCTGATCTacattgagttaatttttgtgtataagaCAGGATCcaaatttattcatttgcatgtgggtatccagTTACCCCAGCACCattcaccatttgttgaaaagctgctttgtcaaaaatctgTTGACTAACTATATGTGttagagtttatttctgggcattCAGTTCTACTTCTCTTGCTCTTTATGTCTGTCCTGTGCCAGGGCTGGACTGTTTCCATTACTGCAACTTtgtttttgaaatcaggaagcatgaggggcgcctgggtggctcagttggttaagcgaccaactgcagctcaggtcatgatctcgcagtttgtgagttcgagtcccgctttgggctctgtgctgacagctcagagcctggagcctgcttcagattctgtgtctccctctctccctacccctcccctgctcatgctctgtgtctctccatctctcaataataaataaacgttaaaaaaatttagaaaaaaaaaaaaaaggaagcatgagtctcccatctttgttctttttcaagatcattttggctattatgtgtcccttggcatttaaaaaaaaaaaaaaaaatttaatgtttatttttgagagagacagagagacagagtgagagcaggggaggggcagagagagagagggagacacaatctgaagcaggctccaggctccgagctgtcagcacagagcccgacatggtgctggaactcacaaaccgcaagataatgacttgagccgaagtcggaggcttaactgattgagccatccaagtgcccttcccttgcatttttatttgagtTTCAGGATTAGTGTGTCAAATTCTGCAAACATAAACACTTTTTCAATGGTTATAAAACTACAAATCTAAGGACCTTCAGCTGAGGTAATGAAATGCCTGTGATTCTAAAATGGGCGCATACCTCACAGAATACATGTTTCACCCTCCAATAtacatatgtactttttttttttttatgaggcatattttctttatccattcattcatcagtggatatttagggttgtttccatgtctcattctgtaaataatgctgcagtgaacatgggggtacacATATCTTTTTAgaatagtgatttcatttcttttcaatatatacccagaagtgaagtTGCTGGATGGGAGTATACCTAATACTTTCAACAACTTTCCTAACTTCATTCAGACAACATCTATCATTGACCTGATATGTGCCTAGGTCAGTGTTGGGTATTCGGTCCTCAGTGATCATTAAACTCCTGCTTctttgggagcctgggtggctcagtcagttaagcatctgacactggattttagctcaggtcatgatctcatggttggtgagatcaagccccacgtcaggctctgcactgacaacgtggaacctgcttgggattctctctccctctctctctctgcccctctcctgcattctctctctctctgtcaataaataaacgtgtaaaataaaatgaaatgaaattctttGAGATTTCAAAGTCAATGTGGTTAATTGAAAAGTAAAAgagggtacctgagtggctcagtcggttaagtgtccaacttcagctcaggtcatgatcgtgcagttatgagttcgagacctgcatcaggttctgtggtgacagcacagagcctgcttgggattctctttctcccttatctctgcccctgtcccactgtctgtctgtctctctctctctctctctctctctctcaccctctcaccctctcaccctctctccctctctccctctctcaaaataaataaactttaaaaaaaagtctctacattaaaaaaaaaaaaaaaaaaaaaaccacaagtaaaagaggggtacatgggtggctcagttggttgagcatccgacttcagctcaggtcatgatctcacagtttgtgagttcaagtcccacatcctcTACCTGGGACTGTctactctctctgcctgctcccccagtcagtcagtcagtcaatcAGTCAAGTAAAGGAGTAAGCAGagtatcattttgttttcaagcaGTACACAACCCCTGTTCCCCAGCCAGCCTTCAGCATTATACCACCTGGGAAATGAGTGTTCCCCTACCTCCTCCCTAAGATTCTCAACTAAGTTGAGAACAGGTATTCTTCCAGCAGGTaagggctctgagggagaatcttgCCTTAAGGGCTTTGCACAGTGAACAGTTTGGAGAGGGAGGAGTTTTACAGCTTTCCTGAGAAGTTATAATGAAGGATTCAACTAAGATGGTgctggaacagagtagaaaagccCAGAATTTACACAAATGGTTTAATGAATGCCATAGTGTCTGGAGAAGAGATACACTAAACCATTTGGGGTAAATGCAGTTAGGAATTTCTAAATAGGGTAGAATTGTCTGCTATGATGTAGAAAGTAGGCTGgtttcaaaaagacaaataccatgtagGGCATTAGGATTTTGAGACTACCTTATGTTTTTGGAATCTGTACAAACTTGTGGAATCCAATATGCATTTATCCATCAAGTATTTGCTGActccaaacatttttaaacattgtgtCCTATCCTAGCATAGTCATTAAGTTTATCATTTTAACTATTCTCAGGTCCAGtaagataagaaagaaagcagagcaaaggaaaagcagtttttctttaaatggcaGGCACTGTACCAGGTGGTGGTTTAcatgtgttatttaatttaatcctcaaagtAGCACTGAGGTAAGTGTACTTCTCCTCTTTTTCAaaggaggaaacagactcagTGAGGTAAGTAAGATCACAGAACCCACCTGCCTTCAGAGTTGCTGTTCTTTCTCTCAGAATTGCTGCTGTCAGTATCAGTTGAGAAATGGATAAGGAAGTTCTAGGAAGACACTAGTGATAGCATTTGTTGGTTTGACCtaactgtattcatttattaattccacAGATTTATTGAGTGCTATTATATACCAGGTATTATGCTGGGCAATAAGGAAAGGGAGAGACCAAGATAAACATGACCCTTAcgctcatggagtttatattctagtgagaATTAGTTCTTTAGGTTGAAGATTGATTTGCATTTAGCTTTATCTGTTTAGTGCAGGTATTTTGTtaacatatgtgtatgcatgcaaaTATGTACATAATTTACATGTATATAACTTTGTGCTAGTTTTCTAAAAAGAGcaaggaagaaaattttttttgtagtttaacAAGTTCAGGGAACTTCATACTGCATCTTATACCTAGGATTTCAGAGAAATTCTGAACAATAAAACTTCTTTATGAATTGCATTTACATTCTtagaaagttttttgtttgttttttaatgtttcatagtagaaagtttttaatttattgagaagtGGAGAGTATACTAAACCCACATGTATCTGTCACTCAGCTTCAATAATTACCAGCTCATGACCAGCCTTGTAGGGAAGCAGTTACTGTAAGTAATTTGGTTCAAAACTAATATTCAACTTATATGTTAATCTCTTTAACATAGGTTTTGTGTGTAactgttctttttcaaagagGTAATTTATTTATGATTAATTTAGTATTATTCAGGTAATAAGATGGTCATTGAATAATATAAGCTATTATTGTGGGTcttctttattaatgttttagAATGGAAGCTTCTTAAGACTCTGGATTACATATAAGTTTCCTTATTACAGTTAATTATCTAGGTATGTAAGTACGTTTAAATTACTAATACCAAGAGAAGGGTGTTAGTTCAAAATTATCTATTTTCTGCCAAGTACACTTGTGGCCCTCTGTCATATTTTgcataaaagaacaaaaccaatgGTACAGTGTACTAACTTTGTAATTTGCTTTTTGAGTTGGATCTTTTTTGTCACTGTTGGTTGCATGATTAAATTCATGAAAGTATAGCAcacggttttgttttttttatgattgCATacttatttggatttatttctcttgggcAGAAGGAAATGTACAAATTACAACTGGAACTCTGCTTATATCTACTGAAGAAGTACAAGGTATGAAGGTCAATGGGACTAAGACGGATTATAATGAAGGACACAAGAATGGCAATGTGAGTAAAGGTCTCTCAGCTGGGTGCAGCGAATACCCAGAAGTAGACAAAACCATGACCAGTGGTGAGGTTTCAGAAACCAGCACATTAGTTTCCCTAGAGCCTTTAATCTTTGTGGACCCTGGATTAACAGAAGCAtcttctaaagaaaaagaatgtgaagaaTTAAAAACTTGTCCTTCTTGGTTGTCATTATTACCAGGGAACAGTGCCATTTCCAAAGTGGACAGTGAGAAGGAAGAGTTGTCTAAGTTAAACCTTGTCTGTGAAGCAGATGACAATCACCAACAGATTCTCGGCCACCATAATGAAAACCACAGTTTTGCCCATGGCAGTCCCAGGGCCACAAGAAATGTAGTTTGTGTAGAACGCttagaagaaaattctgacatttcATATTTCTCATCAAGTTTGTCTGGTCCAGAATCCAGAACAACATCCTTAGAAACATGTGGTTTTGATGGCTTGCTGAAGGGATCTGCTAAGAAGACAGACAATTCCTGTTTTGATGGGGGTGATCAAAGCAAGAACTTGGCTActagaagagaaaatgaacagtTTTTGAACCTTAGGAGTGAAAGAGGGGAACTCTTTCTTGTTAATGCCAGGCAACCAGAAGAGGATGCTAATGGTCATTGTCCTGGTGAAAAAGAGACTGTTACCTCCCCAAAAGTGAATATTCATGGTAACTGTTGCATTCAAGACAGTATCCATACAGACAGCCCTGTTTCTTTAGTGCCCAATTCTTTCACCGAAGCCACGGAagtaacgttaaaaaaaaatgacttaaaaatcactttagaCACTCAAGGTAGCTTGACAAACCATGAGGACCATAGAGGAACTTCTACAGatatgagccatccaggcagacACTCTGAAGAGAACAGTTTTTCCTCCTTAATGCAGATTGAAGAGCCAGAACAGACAACCACTATAGAGCCCAATATGGTAACTGAAAAGATTTACAGTAAAGACTCTAACTCCTTAGTCTGCACCCAGAAAAATCTGGAAGGCAACACCCCGTTAAATGAAGCATCATGTAATGAAtttctgaatgaaagaaaatccCTTGTGAGTTTAATGCCAGAGGACCAGATAAGTCCTATGAATGAGGTGTCAAAACCCAAGAAAGATACTGCTCAGTTACCACTATCCCTAGAACTTGATTACAGACCTGAGTCAGAACAAGCTGTACAGACCTCACTGGACGATAGTTCACATTTAGATGAGCAGAGCACTGCCTGTGAGATGAATGAACTTCCTCGTACCAATGAACTGgttataaacaaaatagaaagtgaaTGTGCTTTAAATCAAGTGCCGCTTAATTCTCAAGACCATGCAAAGTTGTCAGCTAACAAAGAGATGACTTTAGCAACAAGCGAGGATTCCCAACAGAGCCATCACCCTCCATTAGAGGATGGAGCAGATGTCACTGCTGATACCCAGACCATTcccatcaaaacaaaaatgaaagacatcTCTCCATCAGGTGACAAAACCTGTGGTGCCTCTTCAAACAATCCCACCTTAAACATCAAACCAGGAAGcctagaaagaaaagacaagatggCTGATTCAGGAATAGTACATCTACATTCCAGCCttctctcaagaaagaaagaatcagcagTCTTGCCTCAAGAGGTCTCTGCTATGGAATGTCAAAGTGTTCAATCTCAGGATCTCTCTAGCTGTcattgtataaataaaaatgcacGAGAAAAGAGCATGTGTTCTGTTTCTGCTGAGTTTGAGTCCAGCAGAATCATCCTAGAAGTTGAAAACTCTTTAATAACCAAGTGTGAAGATGCATTTCAGCACAGCAGTGACCACTCCCAAAGAAGAGAAGTCTGCACGGAAAGTAGCACCCATAAAGTGGGTTACACATCAGAAGGAAGTGAACTTGCTAGGGGAGAAACTAAAGGCAGCCTCCCAGGAAATCAGATCAGAAACGATACACCAGTAGGCATGTTAAGTAGTGAAGCTTCAGACAAAACCATTCCCACCACCAGTCACACCCAGCCCCGTGAGGAAAGTCTGAAAGCAAAGGAATGGGATGTACCTAAAGAGACCGTGTTTTGCGAGTATAACATCTCTGACTGTTCCACACCAGAACTAAATTTATCTGCAAACATTCCAAGCCCTGAAAAATTTTTGGAccagtctcctactattatgttCTCCAGTTTCAAAACCATGAGCCAAGCAGTTGAAACTCTTGATCAAAAAGGAGATAAAGTTCTTGACTGCCAGAGTAACCAAAACAGACCAGATGAATGCAGAAGTGAAGATAAACCAGCTAAGCAGACACTACATGGTGATGAGAGGGAGACTGTTACAGAACCTAACAGAGAGGTAAGCAACAATCAAAAGGATCTGTTAGTTGGTTCAGGCAGTAACAACCCTTTGTCTGGTGGTAGTTCAAAGAAAGGCAATTTGAAAGGAGACGATGGACATATTTCTGGTTGTGAGGAGTCCACAGATGGCGTGGTAGACACTGTCTACACAGACTGTGGTAATAAGTCTACAGAAAGCATGTTGGACTTACAGACATCTAGTACCCTTGATGGTGGTGCAGGACAAGATGGACTGACGTTACAGGATACCTCAGTGAGTACTCTGCCTCAGAGAGGAGAACTGAATGGTGCATTTATCAGAATGATTGACCAGGACTCAGATTTTCCAGATGCTACTTCCTCTAAAGTGGAGCCTCTGGAAATGAAAAAATCATGTGAAGAGAAAGTATGCAGATCATTAAAAGATTGTGAAGTGGAAGTGTGTCCAGACTCTTGTGCCAGTGAGATAGAGTCTGTTGCAGATCATgaatcaaatacaaaaatattggaTGGTATAAATGTGTCCTTAGATAATACTTATCATGAAGAGCAAGTTAAAGAAGCATCCCTGAGAGAAACACAAGGAATGATTGAAGGATCAAGACTGGAAATAAATTCTGAGTTTGACAAGGAAAATACCTTTGGAATTTCCTCAGAAGAGTTACTGTCTTCTGGATGCCCGGATGAGAGCCCTGTTCCCATAGGGAGCCTGAAATCCATTGAGACAATGCCTTTGTATCTGTTTTCTcaagaaaattcagaaagtaaTGTTAATAGTGGAGAAACTGAGCTGAAAAAACCTTTTAAACCAAAAGATGGTAAAATCCTTTGTGAAAACATAGAGCACCGCACAGTCCTGCTTGAGACAAAGGAAGGAGCGCCAGGGGATGGGAGTAATTCTAGTGAAGGACTCAGAATAGACAGCAGTATGCAAAATTTGCCTTTGACAATGGAAACAGAAACTAAGTTGAAaggagaagaaactgaagcatatCAGAGGGGACCCCTGGGTTACTTAACTGTCAGTGAAGAGTCTGAGAAGATGATCACCAGAGAAGCTGGTAATaataaagggagagagatttcTCAGACCCACTCTAAATCCCAGAGGATGCTTGGTGATACTGAAGAGCTACAAAGCCAGAGGGCTTTGGACTACATGTTGCAGAATGAAGAGGAATATCTACATCAAAAGGACGCACACAGGATATTGGAACAATGTGCATCATCTAATGTGTTGTCAGATGAAGTGCAAGATAAGAACCAAACTAAGGATTGCAAAGGTGAGTCCACCATGATGAAGGAAATCACTCTAGCAAAGCTAGCCAAGGGCAGCACTGCTGCACAGTTTCAGAAGCTGGAAAATCCAAAGGAGGAAAGCTTGTGCCATCCATTAAAAACAGACATGGTGTCATACACAGATCCTTGCCTTCGTGGTGCCCCTCAGAAAGCACAAAACCCCAACTCTGCTGGATGTGATGAAATACACGGTGCCTTTGGGAACACTTCATATCAGAAAAGAGTGCTTCCCTTAAAGAAGCAGCCCCATCGAACATGTAAGAAAGTTTCCTATCAGGAGCAAGtcaacattgggaaaaaaataagtaaaatcagaagtTCTGCCTTTTTAAAGAGTTCCTCTGAAACCATTCCCACAAAAGCACACAGATTTCTCAGTTCATGTGCTATGTCTGCACCCGCACAATTGGAACCTGAAACAGTACCAACCAGGAGCTTAATGAGCCACATACCAAAGCAGAAGGTGACTCCGTGCCATTCCTTGAGGAGCCTGAATGTTAGGAAGCCTACCAAAGAATCAGCCTTACTAAACAAGCTGTCCATTCTTGCCTCCAGACTGGTCCCCGCCACAAAGACCCAGAAACTAAGATATCGGCGATGTTCCTCTGAACTTCTTCCAGTGGCTAAAAGCTACAAGCGGCTCAGATACAAAAGGTTTCTGGATGGATTTTCATACAATACAATGCAGCTGAATCCATATTTGGCATCTAGTGGATGGGATAAGAGACCTAACAGTAAGCCCTTGACACTTTATTCGCTCGAAGCCATCAAAATGAGCTTCATAGATTTGAGCAACAAGGTGCCATCACTGCTATTTGGTTCCGAAATTTTCCCGATGTCTTTTCACATGAAATCGGGCTCTGAGTGCATGACTGAGTCCCCAAGGACTTTTCCTGAGCACTGTGCTCCAGCCAGGCTCGCCTTAGGAGAGGCCCCTAGGTGCCTGTCTCAACCTCCCAAATggaccttttctttcttcttatccCACAGTTGCCCTGGGATGGCCACATTCAGGGAAGACACTGGCCCCCATGGTCAGGCATATGCCCAGGCTCCTTCACAGCCTCCAGGTCCTCTCCAAGACTATGGAGGCACCGCCATAGTCCAGACCAGAGCAGGCTGCTCTGTCCTTGGCCTTCACACACTTCTAGCACTTTGTTCTCCTGGATGTTACCGAATCTGGACAAAAAAACGGAGCTTCTCCAGTCACATGCCTACAATGCAGAGGCTCTTCATGACCCAGTTTACACAAGGCTTAAAGGGGTTAAGATCTCCAGCCTCCATAGCAGACAAGGTCTTCTGTTCTCTGCCCTACTCGGTGGGCCGAGTGCTATCCATTTGGAGCCAGCGTGGGCCTTCTACCTGCCCCTTTGAAATCTCTACTTTTCATTCCACTCACAGCAAGAGGCTGCCAACTCTGAGCACCACAAACAGGTAAAATCCATCTCCTGTTCTTTGCAAATGTCCCATGTTTGCTTTCCAACCTCTGAGGAAAGTTGAGGGCTGGAAATGCAAGGCTATTTAGAGTCTTCGTgcctgtattttctgttttctgtgc is a window encoding:
- the PRR14L gene encoding protein PRR14L isoform X6; amino-acid sequence: MDVEGNVQITTGTLLISTEEVQGMKVNGTKTDYNEGHKNGNVSKGLSAGCSEYPEVDKTMTSGEVSETSTLVSLEPLIFVDPGLTEASSKEKECEELKTCPSWLSLLPGNSAISKVDSEKEELSKLNLVCEADDNHQQILGHHNENHSFAHGSPRATRNVVCVERLEENSDISYFSSSLSGPESRTTSLETCGFDGLLKGSAKKTDNSCFDGGDQSKNLATRRENEQFLNLRSERGELFLVNARQPEEDANGHCPGEKETVTSPKVNIHGNCCIQDSIHTDSPVSLVPNSFTEATEVTLKKNDLKITLDTQGSLTNHEDHRGTSTDMSHPGRHSEENSFSSLMQIEEPEQTTTIEPNMVTEKIYSKDSNSLVCTQKNLEGNTPLNEASCNEFLNERKSLVSLMPEDQISPMNEVSKPKKDTAQLPLSLELDYRPESEQAVQTSLDDSSHLDEQSTACEMNELPRTNELVINKIESECALNQVPLNSQDHAKLSANKEMTLATSEDSQQSHHPPLEDGADVTADTQTIPIKTKMKDISPSGDKTCGASSNNPTLNIKPGSLERKDKMADSGIVHLHSSLLSRKKESAVLPQEVSAMECQSVQSQDLSSCHCINKNAREKSMCSVSAEFESSRIILEVENSLITKCEDAFQHSSDHSQRREVCTESSTHKVGYTSEGSELARGETKGSLPGNQIRNDTPVGMLSSEASDKTIPTTSHTQPREESLKAKEWDVPKETVFCEYNISDCSTPELNLSANIPSPEKFLDQSPTIMFSSFKTMSQAVETLDQKGDKVLDCQSNQNRPDECRSEDKPAKQTLHGDERETVTEPNREVSNNQKDLLVGSGSNNPLSGGSSKKGNLKGDDGHISGCEESTDGVVDTVYTDCGNKSTESMLDLQTSSTLDGGAGQDGLTLQDTSVSTLPQRGELNGAFIRMIDQDSDFPDATSSKVEPLEMKKSCEEKVCRSLKDCEVEVCPDSCASEIESVADHESNTKILDGINVSLDNTYHEEQVKEASLRETQGMIEGSRLEINSEFDKENTFGISSEELLSSGCPDESPVPIGSLKSIETMPLYLFSQENSESNVNSGETELKKPFKPKDGKILCENIEHRTVLLETKEGAPGDGSNSSEGLRIDSSMQNLPLTMETETKLKGEETEAYQRGPLGYLTVSEESEKMITREAGNNKGREISQTHSKSQRMLGDTEELQSQRALDYMLQNEEEYLHQKDAHRILEQCASSNVLSDEVQDKNQTKDCKGESTMMKEITLAKLAKGSTAAQFQKLENPKEESLCHPLKTDMVSYTDPCLRGAPQKAQNPNSAGCDEIHGAFGNTSYQKRVLPLKKQPHRTCKKVSYQEQVNIGKKISKIRSSAFLKSSSETIPTKAHRFLSSCAMSAPAQLEPETVPTRSLMSHIPKQKVTPCHSLRSLNVRKPTKESALLNKLSILASRLVPATKTQKLRYRRCSSELLPVAKSYKRLRYKRFLDGFSYNTMQLNPYLASSGWDKRPNSKPLTLYSLEAIKMSFIDLSNKVPSLLFGSEIFPMSFHMKSGSECMTESPRTFPEHCAPARLALGEAPRCLSQPPKWTFSFFLSHSCPGMATFREDTGPHGQAYAQAPSQPPGPLQDYGGTAIVQTRAGCSVLGLHTLLALCSPGCYRIWTKKRSFSSHMPTMQRLFMTQFTQGLKGLRSPASIADKVFCSLPYSVGRVLSIWSQRGPSTCPFEISTFHSTHSKRLPTLSTTNSHTMLPYVPLPGMEATYNTNGSQMRLEPPFPALVPKSCLVTDSAVTKLLLSASEFPVPGFDELGDVAAACPHPQSSPPEQKEAEPEKRPKKVSQIRIRKTIPKPDPNLTPMGLPRPKRLKKKEFSLEEIYTNKNYKSPPANRCLETIFEEPKERNGTLISISQQKRKRVLEFQDFTVPRKRRARGKVKVAGSFTRAQKAALQSRELDALLIQKLMELETFFAKEEEEQERSSGC
- the PRR14L gene encoding protein PRR14L isoform X5, with the protein product MQSSKEHLCTGLPEDCLRNKEGNVQITTGTLLISTEEVQGMKVNGTKTDYNEGHKNGNVSKGLSAGCSEYPEVDKTMTSGEVSETSTLVSLEPLIFVDPGLTEASSKEKECEELKTCPSWLSLLPGNSAISKVDSEKEELSKLNLVCEADDNHQQILGHHNENHSFAHGSPRATRNVVCVERLEENSDISYFSSSLSGPESRTTSLETCGFDGLLKGSAKKTDNSCFDGGDQSKNLATRRENEQFLNLRSERGELFLVNARQPEEDANGHCPGEKETVTSPKVNIHGNCCIQDSIHTDSPVSLVPNSFTEATEVTLKKNDLKITLDTQGSLTNHEDHRGTSTDMSHPGRHSEENSFSSLMQIEEPEQTTTIEPNMVTEKIYSKDSNSLVCTQKNLEGNTPLNEASCNEFLNERKSLVSLMPEDQISPMNEVSKPKKDTAQLPLSLELDYRPESEQAVQTSLDDSSHLDEQSTACEMNELPRTNELVINKIESECALNQVPLNSQDHAKLSANKEMTLATSEDSQQSHHPPLEDGADVTADTQTIPIKTKMKDISPSGDKTCGASSNNPTLNIKPGSLERKDKMADSGIVHLHSSLLSRKKESAVLPQEVSAMECQSVQSQDLSSCHCINKNAREKSMCSVSAEFESSRIILEVENSLITKCEDAFQHSSDHSQRREVCTESSTHKVGYTSEGSELARGETKGSLPGNQIRNDTPVGMLSSEASDKTIPTTSHTQPREESLKAKEWDVPKETVFCEYNISDCSTPELNLSANIPSPEKFLDQSPTIMFSSFKTMSQAVETLDQKGDKVLDCQSNQNRPDECRSEDKPAKQTLHGDERETVTEPNREVSNNQKDLLVGSGSNNPLSGGSSKKGNLKGDDGHISGCEESTDGVVDTVYTDCGNKSTESMLDLQTSSTLDGGAGQDGLTLQDTSVSTLPQRGELNGAFIRMIDQDSDFPDATSSKVEPLEMKKSCEEKVCRSLKDCEVEVCPDSCASEIESVADHESNTKILDGINVSLDNTYHEEQVKEASLRETQGMIEGSRLEINSEFDKENTFGISSEELLSSGCPDESPVPIGSLKSIETMPLYLFSQENSESNVNSGETELKKPFKPKDGKILCENIEHRTVLLETKEGAPGDGSNSSEGLRIDSSMQNLPLTMETETKLKGEETEAYQRGPLGYLTVSEESEKMITREAGNNKGREISQTHSKSQRMLGDTEELQSQRALDYMLQNEEEYLHQKDAHRILEQCASSNVLSDEVQDKNQTKDCKGESTMMKEITLAKLAKGSTAAQFQKLENPKEESLCHPLKTDMVSYTDPCLRGAPQKAQNPNSAGCDEIHGAFGNTSYQKRVLPLKKQPHRTCKKVSYQEQVNIGKKISKIRSSAFLKSSSETIPTKAHRFLSSCAMSAPAQLEPETVPTRSLMSHIPKQKVTPCHSLRSLNVRKPTKESALLNKLSILASRLVPATKTQKLRYRRCSSELLPVAKSYKRLRYKRFLDGFSYNTMQLNPYLASSGWDKRPNSKPLTLYSLEAIKMSFIDLSNKVPSLLFGSEIFPMSFHMKSGSECMTESPRTFPEHCAPARLALGEAPRCLSQPPKWTFSFFLSHSCPGMATFREDTGPHGQAYAQAPSQPPGPLQDYGGTAIVQTRAGCSVLGLHTLLALCSPGCYRIWTKKRSFSSHMPTMQRLFMTQFTQGLKGLRSPASIADKVFCSLPYSVGRVLSIWSQRGPSTCPFEISTFHSTHSKRLPTLSTTNSHTMLPYVPLPGMEATYNTNGSQMRLEPPFPALVPKSCLVTDSAVTKLLLSASEFPVPGFDELGDVAAACPHPQSSPPEQKEAEPEKRPKKVSQIRIRKTIPKPDPNLTPMGLPRPKRLKKKEFSLEEIYTNKNYKSPPANRCLETIFEEPKERNGTLISISQQKRKRVLEFQDFTVPRKRRARGKVKVAGSFTRAQKAALQSRELDALLIQKLMELETFFAKEEEEQERSSGC